A region of Streptomyces sp. TG1A-60 DNA encodes the following proteins:
- a CDS encoding GAF domain-containing protein: MAEGPAQGRRGGPAAPQLRLDELLEGLQAQVEQVRAARDRVHTLLDAVLTIGTDLDLDVVLRRITESAVTLVDAQYGALGVVGEEGKIRQFITVGMDEDTIRTIGHYPEGQGILGLLIKEPEPLRLANLGRHPDSVGFPAGHPPMTTFLGAPVRVRDQVFGNLYLTDKRGGAEFDDDDEAVLRTLAAAAGVAIDNARLYEGSRRREQWLAASSELTRSLLSGTDPDRVLQQVAATVRTLSGADLVTLAVRFDGGEELVIEAADGEGAERVRGLVLPATALAAKVYHSNERITSSALSAEPQAGGGSAAQLGLGPGFLLPLGGGENVRGVLQVANLSGGTEFSDATMAMIDSFADQAALALEIAEHRREAEHLMVLTDRDRIARDLHDLAIQRLFASGLTLNSVLGRISDRPEVAERVQRVVDDLDDTIKTVRGTIYALHERDRSDGRGGLRARLLAETDQAAAMLGFTPALRMTGLLDTDVPADRAEHLLAVLRETLSNAARHAHATAVEVTAETDGRRLHLRVADNGGGIDPAVTRRSGLDNLRRRATDLGGGFTLTPNEPTGTIAEWTVPLPRQTDA, translated from the coding sequence ATGGCGGAGGGTCCAGCACAGGGGCGCAGGGGCGGCCCGGCGGCGCCCCAGTTGCGGCTGGATGAGTTGCTGGAGGGCCTGCAGGCGCAGGTGGAGCAGGTCCGCGCGGCCCGGGACCGGGTGCACACGCTGTTGGACGCGGTTCTCACCATCGGCACTGATCTGGATCTCGACGTGGTGCTGCGGCGGATCACTGAGTCCGCGGTCACCCTGGTGGACGCCCAGTACGGGGCCCTCGGCGTGGTGGGCGAGGAAGGGAAGATCCGGCAGTTCATCACGGTCGGCATGGACGAGGACACCATCCGTACCATCGGCCACTATCCCGAGGGCCAGGGCATCCTGGGGCTCCTGATCAAGGAGCCGGAGCCGCTGCGCCTGGCCAACCTGGGCCGCCACCCCGACTCGGTCGGCTTCCCCGCGGGGCATCCGCCGATGACCACCTTCCTGGGCGCGCCGGTGCGCGTGCGCGACCAGGTCTTCGGAAACCTGTACCTGACCGACAAGCGCGGCGGGGCGGAGTTCGACGACGATGACGAGGCGGTGCTGCGTACGCTCGCGGCCGCGGCCGGTGTGGCCATCGACAACGCCCGCCTGTACGAGGGTTCCCGGCGCCGGGAGCAGTGGCTGGCGGCGAGCAGCGAACTGACCCGCAGCCTGCTGTCGGGCACCGACCCGGACCGGGTTCTGCAGCAGGTCGCCGCCACGGTCAGAACGCTGTCCGGCGCCGACCTGGTGACGCTGGCGGTACGGTTCGACGGCGGCGAAGAACTGGTGATCGAGGCCGCCGACGGCGAGGGCGCCGAGCGGGTGCGAGGACTGGTCCTGCCGGCCACCGCACTGGCCGCGAAGGTCTACCACTCCAACGAGCGGATCACCAGCAGTGCGCTGTCCGCCGAGCCGCAGGCCGGTGGCGGCTCAGCGGCACAGCTTGGCCTGGGGCCGGGGTTCCTGCTCCCGCTGGGCGGTGGCGAGAACGTGCGCGGGGTCCTGCAGGTCGCCAACCTGTCCGGCGGCACGGAGTTCTCCGACGCCACCATGGCCATGATCGACAGCTTCGCCGACCAGGCCGCACTCGCCCTGGAGATCGCCGAGCACCGGCGCGAGGCCGAGCACCTCATGGTCCTGACCGACCGCGACCGCATCGCCCGCGACCTGCACGACCTGGCCATCCAACGGCTGTTCGCCTCCGGACTGACCCTCAATTCCGTACTCGGCCGGATTTCCGACCGACCCGAGGTGGCCGAGCGCGTCCAGCGCGTGGTCGACGACCTCGACGACACCATCAAGACCGTACGAGGCACGATCTACGCGCTGCACGAGCGCGACCGCTCCGACGGCCGCGGCGGGCTGCGCGCAAGGCTTCTGGCCGAGACCGACCAGGCCGCCGCCATGCTCGGCTTCACTCCCGCCCTGCGCATGACCGGCCTGCTCGACACCGACGTACCCGCGGACCGTGCCGAGCACCTGCTCGCCGTGCTGCGCGAGACGCTCTCCAACGCCGCCCGGCACGCGCACGCCACCGCCGTCGAGGTCACCGCCGAGACGGACGGTCGGCGGCTCCACCTGCGCGTCGCCGACAACGGCGGCGGCATCGACCCGGCCGTCACCCGGCGCAGCGGCCTGGACAACCTCCGTCGGCGCGCCACCGACCTCGGTGGCGGCTTCACTCTCACGCCGAACGAACCCACCGGCACCATCGCGGAATGGACGGTGCCTCTCCCCAGGCAGACGGACGCCTGA
- a CDS encoding DASS family sodium-coupled anion symporter, with product MKWAVPVATGLTVYLLPQPDGIKAGGWAVLAIFTGTVLGLILQPLPLGAVALVGLTAAMITGTLEPDVALGGFSEPTIWLIVAAFFISLGFTKTGLGRRIALLFVRALGRSSLGLAYGITLTDLVLAPATPSNTARSGGVINPVIGSLSTNAGSHPGGESRRKLGAYLSVTAMQINTVTSAMFLTSMAANPLAQKLAADHGIALTWSSWALAALVPGLVALLVLPALLYRVFPPAVRATPEAPAQARAQLAELGRMSRQEWTMAGIFVLLLLLWSVGGQAWDLSATVSAFTGVALLLVTGVLTWGDLAAEKAAWTTLVWFAVLVMMAGQLQELGVIGWFSDSITDATSGVGWQTAFVILTLVYLFSHYLFASNTAHVAAMYAAFLAASTATGAPPVMAALVLGFISSLYGGLTHYASGPAPVLFGGGYVTLAEWWRTGLIAAGANIVIWMGVGAVWLKVLGHW from the coding sequence CTGAAGTGGGCCGTTCCCGTCGCCACGGGTCTGACCGTCTACCTGCTGCCGCAGCCGGACGGGATCAAGGCCGGCGGGTGGGCGGTACTCGCCATCTTCACCGGCACAGTACTGGGCCTGATCCTGCAGCCGCTCCCGCTCGGCGCGGTCGCCCTCGTCGGCCTGACAGCGGCGATGATCACCGGCACACTGGAGCCGGACGTCGCGCTCGGCGGCTTCTCCGAGCCGACCATCTGGCTGATCGTGGCCGCGTTCTTCATCTCTCTGGGATTCACCAAGACCGGCCTCGGCCGACGCATCGCCCTGCTGTTCGTCCGTGCCCTCGGCCGCAGCAGCCTGGGACTGGCCTACGGCATCACCCTGACCGACCTGGTGCTCGCCCCGGCCACCCCGAGCAACACCGCCCGATCCGGCGGCGTCATCAACCCCGTCATCGGCTCGCTCAGCACCAACGCCGGCTCGCACCCCGGCGGCGAAAGCCGCCGCAAGCTCGGCGCCTACCTCAGCGTGACCGCCATGCAGATCAACACGGTCACCAGCGCCATGTTCCTGACCTCCATGGCCGCCAACCCCCTGGCGCAAAAGCTCGCCGCCGACCACGGCATCGCCCTCACCTGGAGCTCCTGGGCGCTCGCGGCACTCGTACCCGGACTGGTGGCCCTGCTGGTGCTCCCCGCGCTGCTGTACCGCGTCTTCCCGCCTGCCGTCCGCGCCACCCCCGAGGCCCCGGCCCAGGCCCGCGCTCAGCTCGCCGAGCTGGGCCGGATGTCCCGTCAGGAATGGACCATGGCAGGCATCTTCGTCCTGCTGCTCCTGCTGTGGTCGGTCGGCGGTCAGGCCTGGGATCTGTCCGCCACCGTCTCCGCCTTCACCGGCGTGGCACTGCTGCTCGTCACCGGCGTACTGACCTGGGGCGACCTGGCCGCGGAGAAGGCGGCCTGGACCACCCTGGTGTGGTTCGCCGTCCTGGTGATGATGGCCGGACAACTCCAGGAACTCGGCGTGATCGGCTGGTTCAGCGACTCGATCACCGACGCCACCTCAGGCGTCGGCTGGCAGACCGCATTCGTGATTCTCACACTGGTCTACCTGTTCTCCCACTACCTGTTCGCCTCCAACACCGCGCACGTGGCCGCGATGTACGCCGCCTTCCTGGCGGCCTCCACCGCCACCGGCGCCCCGCCGGTGATGGCCGCCCTGGTCCTCGGCTTCATCAGCTCCCTGTACGGCGGCCTCACCCACTACGCCTCCGGCCCCGCCCCCGTCCTCTTCGGCGGCGGGTACGTCACCCTCGCCGAATGGTGGCGCACCGGGCTGATCGCCGCCGGCGCCAACATCGTGATCTGGATGGGCGTGGGAGCCGTCTGGCTCAAGGTCCTGGGGCACTGGTGA
- a CDS encoding hemerythrin domain-containing protein: MDELTREHDEVVRLISHLRPAREDGDVARMAQIVREITTVLDPHTRVEEYGLFPAMAVDFHEQIAALEAEHRRIEAVLAEAADGATSSDPTWSDRLIEAMALLRDHILKEQDGGFPAALANLSTEEWEAVEAVRVKAGGALSRPAT; encoded by the coding sequence ATGGACGAGCTGACCCGCGAGCACGACGAGGTCGTCCGCCTGATCAGCCACCTCCGCCCCGCCCGCGAGGACGGTGACGTGGCCCGGATGGCTCAGATCGTCCGTGAGATCACCACCGTGCTCGACCCGCACACCCGCGTCGAGGAGTACGGCCTGTTCCCCGCGATGGCAGTGGACTTCCACGAGCAGATCGCTGCCCTGGAAGCCGAGCACCGCCGTATCGAGGCGGTGCTGGCCGAGGCCGCAGACGGCGCGACGTCCTCGGACCCGACCTGGTCGGACCGGCTCATCGAGGCGATGGCCCTGCTGCGCGATCACATCCTCAAGGAGCAGGACGGGGGCTTCCCGGCCGCGCTCGCCAACCTCAGCACCGAGGAGTGGGAAGCGGTCGAGGCTGTGCGCGTGAAGGCGGGCGGCGCCCTGTCCCGGCCGGCCACCTGA
- a CDS encoding MFS transporter, with the protein MLVLATVGFAVNFWAWALLSPLGPRFKDGLDLSSFEQSLLVAVPVVVGSLGRIPVGALTDRFGGRVTFPVVSAATVVPVLYLGLAGHSSLAALLIGGFFLGIGGTAFAVGVPLVNAWFPPERRGLAIGVFGAGMGGTAISALTTVKLVDANSMSTPFLITAAVLAVYAVAAALLLRDAPGRTVPTGPLARRLAATVRLPITWQASALYGVAFGGYVAFSVYLPTYLKTGYGLTQADAANRMAGFVLLAVAMRPIGGWLSDRIGPVRVLAGSLTVVVAGAVVQSFTPALAPVGTIAFLAMAAALGAGSGATFALVALRTPANQVGSVTGVVGAAGGLGGFLPPLVMGSLYGAYESYAIGLVLLAIVAAAALAFTLTGVRAAAEGGERKPRTGGRRGHRTAGSTA; encoded by the coding sequence ATGCTGGTCCTGGCCACGGTCGGTTTCGCCGTGAACTTCTGGGCGTGGGCGCTGCTCAGCCCGCTCGGCCCTCGGTTCAAGGACGGGCTCGACCTGTCGTCATTCGAGCAGTCGCTGCTGGTGGCGGTGCCGGTCGTGGTCGGTTCTCTGGGCCGGATCCCGGTTGGCGCGCTGACCGACCGGTTCGGTGGACGGGTCACGTTCCCGGTGGTGTCGGCGGCCACCGTCGTGCCGGTGCTCTACCTGGGCCTGGCCGGGCACTCCTCCCTCGCCGCCCTGCTCATCGGCGGTTTCTTCCTCGGCATCGGCGGCACCGCCTTTGCCGTCGGTGTGCCGCTCGTCAACGCCTGGTTCCCGCCCGAGCGGCGCGGTCTTGCCATCGGCGTATTCGGTGCCGGCATGGGTGGCACCGCGATCAGCGCCCTGACCACGGTGAAGCTGGTCGACGCGAACAGCATGTCCACTCCGTTCCTGATCACCGCCGCGGTCCTGGCCGTGTATGCCGTGGCCGCCGCGCTGCTGCTGCGTGACGCGCCCGGCCGCACCGTGCCGACCGGGCCCTTGGCCCGCCGACTGGCCGCCACCGTCCGGCTGCCCATCACCTGGCAGGCATCCGCGCTGTACGGGGTCGCGTTCGGCGGCTACGTCGCCTTCTCGGTCTACCTGCCCACCTACCTCAAGACCGGCTACGGCCTGACCCAGGCCGACGCCGCGAACCGCATGGCCGGGTTCGTACTCCTCGCGGTGGCGATGCGCCCGATCGGCGGCTGGCTGTCCGACCGGATCGGCCCGGTCCGGGTGCTGGCCGGCTCGCTGACCGTGGTCGTGGCCGGGGCGGTCGTGCAGTCGTTCACCCCCGCCCTGGCGCCGGTGGGCACCATCGCATTCCTGGCCATGGCCGCCGCGCTCGGTGCGGGCAGCGGGGCGACCTTCGCCCTGGTGGCCCTGCGCACCCCGGCCAACCAGGTCGGCTCCGTCACCGGCGTGGTCGGCGCGGCGGGCGGACTGGGCGGCTTCCTGCCGCCGCTGGTGATGGGCTCGCTGTACGGAGCCTACGAGTCGTACGCGATCGGTCTCGTCCTGCTCGCGATCGTGGCCGCCGCGGCGCTGGCCTTCACCCTCACCGGTGTCCGCGCGGCGGCCGAAGGCGGCGAGAGGAAGCCGCGCACCGGCGGTCGGCGAGGGCACCGCACCGCCGGCTCCACCGCGTAA
- a CDS encoding pyridoxamine 5'-phosphate oxidase family protein: MSQNDAFRSLDRQECLRLLAKVPVGRVVYTRQALPAVLPINFSLDTDASVLLCTSPDSDLVRAIDGVVVAFEADEFDAATRSGWSVVVTGRATVVTDPAEHERLSQDGPMSWMPLKDAVFVRIESEMVTGRELNGARVNS, from the coding sequence ATGTCCCAGAACGACGCCTTTCGCTCACTCGACCGGCAGGAGTGCCTGCGGCTGCTCGCCAAGGTGCCGGTCGGCCGCGTGGTCTACACCAGGCAGGCACTGCCCGCGGTCCTCCCCATCAACTTCTCCCTGGACACGGACGCCTCCGTCCTGTTGTGCACCTCGCCCGACTCGGACCTCGTACGCGCCATCGACGGCGTCGTGGTCGCCTTCGAAGCGGACGAGTTCGACGCGGCAACCCGGTCCGGCTGGAGCGTGGTCGTCACGGGCCGGGCCACCGTGGTGACCGACCCCGCCGAGCACGAGCGGCTGTCCCAGGACGGCCCCATGTCTTGGATGCCCCTGAAAGACGCCGTGTTCGTACGGATCGAATCCGAGATGGTCACGGGCCGGGAGCTCAACGGGGCGCGCGTCAATTCGTGA
- a CDS encoding radical SAM protein, whose product MSPSGTPTLTVERLRDLHEAGAVGLSLSLDGSTAELHDDFRGVPGVFRWTLDAWDAARALGMKVQINTTVARHDLRDLPDIVRLVAEPGAMLWSAFFLVPTGRGRTLGALTPGEVEDVLNFVYDMGLTPAKTTEAHHFRRVALQRQVLADRGDDHVAVLGLGPPAGGAGAVRHRSVAHPGSSSVAPGGTTRPPGRPCAAAGHRAAPCASPAVERGQLPVARDDFARICPIGWPPRPDGQARTRVPPLCLGRGLEVHPSSASAPGPIRCAAYQLPPPPPARRAIVARADRGPSPRPALLRLTN is encoded by the coding sequence GTGTCCCCGTCCGGTACCCCGACGCTCACCGTGGAGCGGCTGCGAGACCTGCACGAGGCGGGCGCGGTCGGGCTCTCGCTGAGCCTGGACGGCTCCACCGCCGAGCTGCACGACGACTTCCGCGGTGTGCCCGGGGTGTTCCGGTGGACCCTGGACGCCTGGGACGCAGCGCGTGCCCTCGGCATGAAGGTGCAGATCAACACGACGGTCGCCCGGCACGACTTGCGCGACCTCCCCGACATCGTCCGCCTGGTCGCCGAGCCCGGGGCGATGCTGTGGAGCGCCTTCTTCCTGGTGCCGACCGGCCGCGGCCGCACCCTCGGCGCGCTGACGCCCGGCGAGGTCGAGGACGTCCTCAACTTCGTCTACGACATGGGCCTGACACCCGCCAAGACCACCGAGGCCCACCACTTCCGCCGCGTCGCCCTGCAGCGCCAGGTCCTTGCCGACCGCGGTGACGACCATGTGGCGGTGCTCGGACTTGGGCCGCCGGCCGGCGGGGCCGGGGCCGTTCGCCACCGCTCGGTGGCGCACCCAGGATCTTCATCAGTGGCACCCGGCGGGACCACTCGTCCTCCAGGTCGGCCCTGCGCCGCCGCAGGTCACCGTGCTGCCCCATGTGCTTCCCCTGCCGTCGAACGGGGACAACTGCCCGTTGCCCGCGATGACTTCGCACGCATCTGTCCGATCGGGTGGCCTCCCCGTCCGGACGGACAGGCACGCACCCGGGTCCCGCCCCTGTGCCTGGGCCGCGGTCTTGAGGTCCACCCTTCTTCCGCGTCGGCGCCCGGTCCTATCAGGTGCGCGGCGTACCAGCTGCCGCCACCCCCACCGGCCCGGCGGGCGATAGTGGCCCGCGCAGATCGAGGACCGTCGCCCCGGCCCGCTCTGCTGCGCCTCACGAATTGA
- a CDS encoding nitrate reductase subunit alpha encodes MENDQNARRQASPTGEGWPLAARRLLTRREVSADGRAVFGEGDPKWESFYRDRWAHDKVVRSTHGVNCTGSCSWMVYVRDGIITWEHQATDYPSIGADCPEYEPRGCPRGASFSWYTYSPSRVRYPYVRGTLLKLWREARKRLGNPVAAWAEITGDPAKARAYKRARGKGGLVRADWDEVSELIAAAQVHTVKAYGPDRVAGFSPIPAMSMASFAAGARFHSLIGGTLLSFYDWYADLPIASPQVFGDQTDVPEAADWWNAGYLIMWGSNIPVTRTPDAHFLTETRYNGTKVVAVSPDYADNVKHADEWVAPHPGTDGALAMAMGHVILREFLVDREVPYFQDYMRKFTDAPFLVTLREHDRGLVPDGFLTAADLGHDTEHAESKTVLLDGVTGEPVVPGGSLGFRWGEAGQGRWNLDLGDVVPELSLLERAEETAEVALPRFDEGATEGGSVMVRGVPVRRVGGRLVTTVFDLMLAQYGVARPGLPGNWPNSYEDASEPYTPAWQETITSVPAEQAARIGREFARNAERTNGRSMIALGAGTNHWFHSDTIYRAFLALITMTGCQGVNGGGWAHYVGQEKVRPVTGQQHLSFAFDWQRPTRHMAGTSYWYLNSDQWRYEAFGPDELASPLGKGRFKGKAFADTLAQAVRLGWTPGHPGFNRNPLDLTDEAAAAGRPVAEHVVDELKSGRLRFAVEDPDDPANFPRVLTVWRANLLGSSGKGNEYFLRHLLGTDAAVRSEQTPPEGRPKEVVWREEAPEGKLDLLVTMDFRMTSTSLLSDVVLPAATWYEKDDLSSTDMHPFVHAFTPAISPPWQARTDYDMFLTMADRFSELAADHLGTRTDVLPVPLLHDTPDELAQPGGVVRDWKSGECEPVPGRTMPRLVVIERDYAAIARKMRAVGPLLDTLGTTTKGVTVHPNQEIDDLRHRNGTVRDGIAAGRPSLATASDMCEAILALSGTTNGRLATEGFRELKRQTGSEGLVELSSEREADRITFADTRTQPRSVMTSYEWSGSETGGRRYSPFVINTEHKKPWHTLTGRQHFFVQHDWIAELGEQLPVYRPPLNTPKHYGDEHLGESGRAEVTVRYLTPHSKWSIHSNYQDNKHMLDLSRGGPTIWMSTADAEKIGVKDNEWIEAYNRNGVVAARAVVTHRMPEGTVYMYHAQDRNVNAPKTEVSGKRGGIHNSLTRLLLKPTHLAGGYAQFTYAFNYYGPTGNQRDEVTVIRRRSQQVEY; translated from the coding sequence ATGGAGAACGATCAGAACGCACGGCGCCAGGCATCGCCCACAGGTGAGGGCTGGCCGCTGGCAGCCCGCAGACTGTTGACCCGTCGTGAGGTGTCGGCCGACGGGCGCGCCGTGTTCGGTGAGGGCGACCCGAAGTGGGAGAGCTTCTACCGGGACCGGTGGGCGCACGACAAGGTGGTGCGCTCCACGCACGGGGTGAACTGCACCGGGTCCTGCTCGTGGATGGTGTACGTCAGAGACGGCATCATCACCTGGGAGCACCAGGCCACCGACTACCCGTCGATCGGCGCGGACTGCCCCGAGTACGAGCCGCGCGGCTGCCCGCGCGGGGCATCGTTCTCCTGGTACACCTACTCCCCCAGCCGCGTCCGCTACCCGTATGTGCGCGGCACGTTGCTGAAGCTGTGGCGCGAGGCCCGCAAGCGGCTCGGCAACCCGGTGGCGGCCTGGGCCGAGATCACCGGCGACCCGGCCAAGGCCCGCGCCTACAAGCGGGCCCGCGGCAAGGGCGGCCTGGTGCGCGCCGACTGGGACGAGGTCAGCGAGCTGATCGCCGCCGCCCAAGTGCACACCGTCAAGGCGTACGGACCCGACCGCGTCGCGGGCTTCTCGCCCATCCCGGCGATGTCGATGGCCTCGTTCGCGGCGGGGGCGCGGTTCCACTCACTGATCGGCGGCACCCTGCTGTCGTTCTACGACTGGTACGCGGATCTGCCGATCGCCTCGCCGCAGGTGTTCGGCGACCAGACGGACGTGCCGGAGGCGGCGGACTGGTGGAACGCGGGCTATCTGATCATGTGGGGCTCCAACATCCCCGTGACCCGCACGCCGGACGCGCACTTCCTCACCGAGACCCGCTACAACGGCACCAAGGTCGTCGCGGTCAGCCCCGACTACGCCGACAACGTCAAGCACGCCGACGAGTGGGTCGCCCCGCACCCCGGCACGGACGGGGCGCTGGCGATGGCCATGGGGCACGTGATCCTGCGGGAGTTCCTGGTCGACCGCGAAGTGCCCTACTTCCAGGACTACATGCGCAAGTTCACCGACGCGCCGTTCCTGGTGACCCTGCGCGAGCACGACCGCGGTCTCGTCCCGGACGGGTTCCTGACCGCCGCCGACCTCGGACACGACACGGAGCACGCCGAGTCCAAGACGGTTCTCCTGGACGGGGTCACGGGCGAACCCGTGGTCCCGGGCGGCTCACTCGGCTTCCGGTGGGGGGAAGCCGGGCAAGGCCGCTGGAACCTGGACCTGGGCGACGTCGTACCCGAACTGAGCCTGCTGGAGCGGGCCGAGGAGACGGCCGAGGTCGCGCTGCCCCGCTTCGACGAGGGCGCCACGGAGGGCGGCTCGGTCATGGTGCGCGGGGTGCCGGTGCGCCGGGTCGGCGGCCGGCTCGTCACCACGGTCTTCGACCTGATGCTGGCGCAGTACGGCGTCGCACGCCCCGGGCTGCCGGGCAACTGGCCCAACTCGTACGAGGACGCGTCCGAGCCGTACACCCCGGCCTGGCAGGAGACGATCACCTCCGTGCCCGCCGAGCAGGCGGCGCGCATCGGCCGGGAGTTCGCCCGCAACGCCGAGCGCACCAACGGCCGGTCCATGATCGCGCTGGGTGCCGGCACCAACCACTGGTTCCACTCCGACACCATCTACCGCGCCTTCCTGGCGCTGATCACGATGACCGGCTGCCAGGGCGTCAACGGCGGCGGCTGGGCGCACTACGTCGGCCAGGAGAAGGTCCGCCCGGTCACCGGGCAGCAGCACCTGTCGTTCGCCTTCGACTGGCAGCGGCCCACCCGGCACATGGCGGGCACCTCGTACTGGTATCTGAACTCCGACCAGTGGCGCTACGAGGCGTTCGGGCCCGACGAGCTTGCTTCCCCGCTCGGGAAGGGCCGGTTCAAGGGCAAGGCGTTCGCGGACACACTCGCGCAGGCCGTGCGGCTGGGCTGGACTCCCGGTCACCCCGGCTTCAACCGCAACCCTCTCGATCTGACCGACGAAGCGGCCGCTGCGGGCCGGCCGGTCGCCGAGCACGTCGTGGACGAGCTGAAGTCCGGGCGGCTGCGGTTCGCCGTCGAGGACCCGGACGACCCGGCCAACTTCCCGCGTGTGCTGACCGTGTGGCGGGCCAACCTGCTCGGCTCCTCCGGCAAGGGCAACGAGTACTTCCTGCGCCACCTGCTGGGCACGGACGCGGCGGTCCGCTCCGAACAGACCCCGCCCGAGGGCCGTCCGAAGGAGGTGGTGTGGCGGGAGGAGGCGCCCGAGGGCAAGCTCGACCTGCTGGTCACCATGGACTTCCGCATGACCTCCACCAGCCTGCTCTCCGACGTCGTCCTGCCGGCCGCCACCTGGTACGAGAAGGACGACCTGTCCAGCACGGACATGCACCCCTTCGTGCACGCCTTCACCCCGGCCATCTCCCCGCCCTGGCAGGCCCGCACCGACTACGACATGTTCCTGACGATGGCCGACAGGTTCAGCGAACTGGCCGCCGACCACCTCGGCACCCGCACCGATGTCCTCCCGGTGCCGCTGCTGCACGACACGCCGGACGAACTCGCCCAGCCGGGCGGGGTGGTGCGGGACTGGAAGTCCGGCGAGTGCGAGCCGGTCCCCGGGCGGACCATGCCGAGGCTGGTCGTCATCGAACGGGACTACGCCGCGATCGCGCGGAAGATGCGCGCCGTCGGCCCACTGCTCGACACGCTGGGCACCACCACCAAGGGCGTCACCGTCCACCCGAACCAGGAGATCGACGACCTCCGGCACCGCAACGGCACCGTCAGGGACGGCATCGCCGCCGGACGGCCCTCCCTCGCCACCGCGAGCGACATGTGCGAGGCGATCCTCGCCCTGTCCGGCACCACCAACGGCCGCCTGGCCACCGAGGGCTTCCGGGAGCTGAAGCGGCAGACCGGCAGCGAGGGCCTGGTCGAACTCTCCTCCGAGCGCGAGGCCGACCGGATCACGTTCGCCGACACGCGCACCCAGCCCCGTTCGGTGATGACGTCGTACGAGTGGTCGGGCTCGGAGACCGGCGGGCGCCGCTACTCGCCGTTCGTCATCAACACCGAACACAAGAAGCCCTGGCACACCCTCACCGGCCGCCAGCACTTCTTCGTCCAGCACGACTGGATCGCCGAACTCGGCGAGCAACTACCCGTCTACCGGCCCCCGTTGAACACGCCCAAGCACTACGGCGACGAGCACCTGGGCGAGAGCGGCCGGGCCGAGGTCACCGTCCGCTATCTGACCCCGCACTCGAAGTGGTCCATCCACTCGAACTACCAGGACAACAAGCACATGCTCGACCTGTCCCGCGGCGGCCCGACGATCTGGATGTCCACCGCCGACGCCGAGAAGATCGGCGTCAAGGACAACGAGTGGATCGAGGCGTACAACCGCAACGGCGTCGTCGCCGCCCGCGCCGTGGTCACCCACCGCATGCCCGAGGGAACCGTGTACATGTACCACGCCCAGGACCGCAACGTGAACGCCCCGAAGACCGAGGTCAGCGGCAAACGCGGCGGCATCCACAACTCACTCACCCGGCTCCTGCTCAAGCCCACCCACCTCGCGGGCGGCTACGCCCAGTTCACCTACGCCTTCAACTACTACGGCCCGACCGGCAACCAGCGCGACGAGGTCACCGTCATCCGCCGCCGCAGCCAGCAAGTGGAGTACTGA
- the narJ gene encoding nitrate reductase molybdenum cofactor assembly chaperone, producing MSPLPTTIPALVRTRVRAAVRRPSRLTPEEAESRTLLLRLCSLLLQYPDAELAACRAVLTASTETLPPSPAAEHLADFTTWFADQGPEALERHYVEMFDLRRKSSLYLTYYLHGDTRRRGMALLTLNQQYKTAGWDIDGGELPDHLPVVLEFAALAGPGGGEAPLRQHRRGLELIHRALADADSPYRHVLAALLTLLPPPTEADRAAVAQLVAEGPPNEEVGLDPYGTYGEGEFAPPGTFVPPMAAPPTRVPPADPTTSRMEGTR from the coding sequence GTGAGCCCGCTGCCCACCACCATTCCCGCCCTCGTCCGCACCCGCGTCCGCGCCGCTGTACGCCGCCCGTCCCGCCTCACCCCCGAGGAGGCCGAGTCACGCACCCTGCTGCTGCGGCTGTGCTCACTGCTCCTGCAGTACCCGGACGCCGAACTCGCCGCCTGCCGAGCGGTGTTGACCGCGTCCACCGAGACGCTGCCGCCCTCGCCCGCCGCCGAGCACCTGGCCGACTTCACCACATGGTTCGCCGACCAAGGGCCGGAGGCACTGGAGCGCCACTACGTCGAGATGTTCGACCTGCGCCGCAAGAGCAGCCTCTACCTCACCTACTACCTGCACGGCGACACCCGCCGCCGGGGCATGGCCCTGCTCACTTTGAACCAGCAGTACAAGACCGCGGGCTGGGACATCGACGGGGGTGAACTGCCCGACCACCTGCCGGTCGTGCTGGAGTTCGCCGCCCTGGCGGGCCCGGGTGGCGGCGAGGCACCACTGCGCCAGCACCGGCGCGGGCTGGAGCTGATCCACCGGGCGTTGGCCGACGCCGACTCGCCGTACCGGCACGTCCTGGCCGCGCTGCTCACCCTGCTGCCGCCGCCCACCGAGGCGGACCGCGCGGCGGTGGCCCAGCTCGTCGCCGAGGGCCCGCCGAACGAGGAGGTCGGCCTCGACCCCTACGGAACGTACGGGGAAGGGGAGTTCGCCCCTCCGGGCACGTTCGTGCCTCCGATGGCTGCTCCGCCGACCCGTGTGCCGCCCGCCGACCCGACCACCAGCCGTATGGAAGGCACCCGATGA